From Flavobacterium lipolyticum, one genomic window encodes:
- a CDS encoding bifunctional metallophosphatase/5'-nucleotidase, with translation MKRREFIEKTAASTALLSLGLSLSSFENNDIKHLTILHTNDVHSHIDPFPADDPRNPNKGGVSRRAALIETIRKENPNVLLLDAGDIFQGTPYFNYYGGELEFKLMSMMKYDASTIGNHDFDNGLDGLHAQMPHASFDFICSNYDFKNTVMNGLVKPYKIFNKNGIKVGVFGLGIELAGLVDKQMYKETVYNNPVEIAQDMTQLLKKEEKCDLVVCLSHLGYKYKDDESKICDLKLAAQTQDIDLIIGGHTHTFLDKPTVVKNKANQDVLVNQVGCYGINLGRIDFYFDKNKAHTNEGKSIIV, from the coding sequence ATGAAAAGAAGAGAATTTATCGAAAAAACAGCTGCAAGTACTGCCTTATTAAGTTTAGGTTTGTCGTTGAGCAGTTTTGAAAATAACGATATCAAACACTTAACCATTCTACATACTAACGATGTTCACAGTCATATTGATCCATTTCCGGCTGATGATCCTCGTAATCCGAACAAAGGTGGTGTCTCACGCAGAGCCGCACTTATAGAAACGATTCGTAAAGAAAATCCAAATGTGCTTTTACTGGATGCCGGCGATATTTTTCAGGGAACTCCCTACTTTAATTATTATGGAGGGGAACTGGAATTTAAACTGATGAGTATGATGAAGTACGACGCATCGACTATTGGAAACCACGATTTCGACAATGGTCTTGACGGATTACATGCACAAATGCCTCACGCTAGTTTTGATTTTATCTGCTCGAATTACGATTTTAAAAACACGGTGATGAACGGTCTTGTAAAACCGTATAAAATTTTCAATAAAAACGGAATTAAAGTAGGTGTCTTTGGCTTAGGAATCGAGCTTGCCGGCTTGGTTGACAAACAAATGTATAAAGAAACGGTTTACAACAATCCTGTAGAAATTGCACAGGATATGACACAATTGTTAAAGAAAGAAGAAAAATGCGATTTGGTTGTTTGTCTGTCACACCTTGGATACAAATACAAAGATGATGAATCTAAAATTTGTGATTTAAAACTGGCTGCTCAAACTCAGGATATTGATTTGATTATTGGAGGTCATACACATACTTTCTTAGACAAGCCAACTGTTGTAAAAAACAAAGCCAATCAGGATGTTTTGGTGAATCAGGTAGGATGTTACGGAATCAATTTAGGAAGAATAGATTTTTACTTCGATAAGAACAAAGCTCACACGAACGAAGGGAAATCAATTATTGTTTAG
- a CDS encoding lysoplasmalogenase family protein, translating into MKANKPSLILFFLALLCTAIFDWTELFLFATYAKAIVIPSIFIYFLISTEFNIGKIEGVIFLFSFIGQVFNLMDIESSELGGVLCFLVVYLLIIRLYLGGHEKIKLEKKDFLPVSIVVIFIVYLLVSALGMQFDNMKRFSLIYMIYGIVLSVLSCLSFISYITKGTYLALLMSLMAISYIFSDIFYIFNEYFSYSVVLVLIRDVTQILAYFFMVEYFLEKTKTKKKKSAKQ; encoded by the coding sequence ATGAAAGCGAATAAACCGTCGTTGATTTTATTTTTTTTAGCATTATTGTGCACGGCCATTTTTGACTGGACCGAGCTGTTTTTATTTGCGACTTATGCCAAAGCCATTGTAATTCCTTCGATTTTTATTTACTTTTTGATTAGCACCGAATTCAATATCGGGAAAATCGAAGGGGTTATCTTTTTATTCAGTTTTATTGGCCAGGTGTTTAATCTAATGGATATCGAGAGCTCTGAACTAGGAGGAGTCTTGTGCTTTTTAGTCGTTTACCTTTTAATTATCCGACTTTATCTGGGAGGGCATGAAAAAATAAAACTGGAAAAAAAAGATTTTCTTCCAGTTTCTATAGTAGTTATTTTTATTGTATATCTCTTAGTATCAGCACTAGGAATGCAATTTGATAATATGAAACGATTTAGTCTGATTTATATGATCTACGGAATTGTTTTAAGTGTGTTAAGCTGTTTGTCCTTCATTAGTTATATTACCAAAGGAACCTACTTGGCCTTACTCATGTCATTAATGGCAATTTCCTATATCTTTTCAGATATATTCTATATTTTCAATGAATACTTTTCCTATTCTGTAGTTCTGGTATTGATCAGAGATGTCACTCAAATTTTAGCGTACTTTTTTATGGTCGAGTATTTCCTGGAAAAAACGAAAACCAAAAAAAAGAAAAGCGCTAAACAATAA